Proteins co-encoded in one Rattus rattus isolate New Zealand chromosome 5, Rrattus_CSIRO_v1, whole genome shotgun sequence genomic window:
- the LOC116900316 gene encoding olfactory receptor 1052-like translates to MANVNFTFVTEFILLGLTDRGEIKVFLFILFLLIYVISLVGNLGLFMLIHITPKLHTPMYHFLRSLSFVDACYSSVFAPTLLLNFFVERERISFSACILQYFLFASLLTTEGFLLAAMAFDRYMAIANPLTYTVAMTKLICVLLVLGSCLGGTITSLTHTIGLMKLSFCGPNVISHFFCDLPPLLKLSCSDTSMNELLLLVFSGVIAMTTLLTVVLSYIFIVAAILRIRSAAGRHKAFSTCASHLTAVTLFYGSISFSYIQPTSQYSLEQEKVVSIFYTLVIPMLNPLIYSLRNKDVKDAVKRVIEIKHSLH, encoded by the coding sequence ATGGCAAATGTCAACTTCACATTTGTTACTGAGTTTATCCTTTTGGGACTGACTGATCGTGGTGAAATCAAGGTGTTTCTCTTTATATTGTTCCTTTTGATCTATGTCATTTCCTTGGTGGGGAATCTGGGACTGTTTATGCTGATCCACATAACTCCCAAACTCCATACACCTATGTACCACTTCCTTCGCTCTCTGTCATTTGTTGATGCCTGTTATTCATCAGTATTTGCACCCACATTACTACTGAACTTCTTTGTtgaaagagagagaatctcatTCTCTGCTTGCATCCTGCAATATTTCTTGTTTGCATCACTGCTTACTACAGAGGGCTTTCTCCTGGCCGCAATGGCTTTTGACCGTTACATGGCCATTGCAAACCCTCTAACTTACACAGTGGCTATGACAAAATTGATATGTGTTCTACTAGTGCTGGGTTCATGCTTAGGAGGGACTATCACATCATTAACACATACAATTGGCTTAATGAAGCTGTCCTTTTGTGGCCCTAATGTCATCAGTCATTTCTTCTGTGACCTTCCTCCCCTGTTGAAGCTGTCCTGTTCTGACACCTCCATGAATGAACTGCTGCTTTTGGTATTCTCTGGAGTCATTGCCATGACTACACTTTTGACTGTGGTTCTCTCTTATATCTTCATTGTTGCTGCTATTCTGAGGATCCGTTCAGCAGCAGGCAGACACAAAGCCTTCTCTACTTGTGCATCCCATCTTACAGCTGTCACTTTATTTTATGGTTCTATCAGCTTCAGTTACATTCAACCAACTTCTCAGTACTCCTTAGAGCAAGAGAAGGTGGTATCCATATTTTATACCCTGGTGATTCCTATGTTGAATCCACTGATTTACAGTTTAAGGAACAAAGACGTAAAAGATGCTGTGAAAAGAGTTATAGAGATCAAACATTCCCTGCATTAA